The following are encoded in a window of Deltaproteobacteria bacterium genomic DNA:
- the lipB gene encoding lipoyl(octanoyl) transferase LipB has protein sequence MMNKSSHIQFENWGTIDYQESLTKQLERVESISQNPDTSFIIFCKHPEIVTLGRSTKPGDVFAWDGETIEVSRGGRATYHGPSQLVIYPLLSLKTKRTAIPTQDVVAFLRVLENSIIEFLALYHLSAVGKSLQHDLLEEKEQTGVWINNQKIASLGIAVKKWVTYHGAAINIYKDIHAYRGMNPCGFNRSIMTSLEEQTNLPLSEEKILNELKTIFLKNFKNQTD, from the coding sequence TTGATGAATAAATCTTCACATATCCAATTTGAAAACTGGGGAACTATAGACTATCAAGAAAGCTTAACTAAACAACTCGAAAGGGTTGAATCTATAAGTCAAAATCCTGATACAAGTTTCATTATATTCTGCAAGCATCCAGAAATCGTTACCTTAGGCCGCTCGACCAAACCTGGGGATGTCTTTGCCTGGGACGGGGAAACCATCGAAGTAAGCCGTGGGGGCCGAGCCACCTACCATGGCCCTAGCCAATTAGTTATCTATCCCCTGCTCAGTTTAAAAACCAAAAGAACAGCCATACCAACCCAAGATGTGGTCGCTTTTTTACGCGTCCTAGAAAACTCAATTATTGAATTTTTAGCGCTGTATCACCTCTCTGCCGTGGGGAAGTCCTTGCAGCATGATTTGTTAGAAGAAAAAGAACAAACAGGCGTTTGGATCAACAACCAAAAAATAGCCTCATTGGGAATCGCAGTTAAGAAATGGGTTACTTATCATGGGGCCGCCATTAACATTTATAAAGATATCCATGCCTATAGAGGAATGAATCCCTGTGGTTTTAATAGGTCCATCATGACTAGTTTAGAAGAGCAAACAAACCTACCTCTTTCTGAAGAAAAAATACTCAATGAATTAAAAACAATATTTTTAAAAAATTTTAAAAACCAGACTGACTAA
- a CDS encoding MFS transporter, with protein MAKKQFEWLMIMSQLLAQLSDRMTSLGLIWFITTQYGEGWLTWYLVVGGLPHLLLAGFSGRWIQKIGALRTIVLSDFWRAILFGVSAYFFSETPSTTSLYLIISIIFTANIFSAFFNPAILTLPIELEEEDQIQRLTARLTTITSLTTMIGPIFGLICFNRFGIKGLFFTSFLSYLISGGCAFRLTKFFKSNEKEKNKISSKTISLKPVSLMASLRKNKLIATMLWVFLFMNLFLSPLQVLLPVMAKNIFNNSFNSLAYMEVVFGTGIVLGGILLSLFTIKKKELLWVWGLLLFFSSSYVLFNFQDKLILNLFFLLMMGVSLGLVNVLIIHLFQERPLPEDVPNVMSLTNLISTASVPFSLTMLAFLQTYIRVEKLGILSSVGLMVMVLLAYFPFQKWGKDVFK; from the coding sequence ATGGCAAAAAAGCAATTTGAATGGCTCATGATTATGAGTCAACTCCTAGCGCAGTTATCAGACAGAATGACGAGTCTGGGATTGATTTGGTTTATTACCACTCAGTACGGAGAAGGGTGGTTAACCTGGTATCTGGTCGTTGGAGGACTCCCTCATTTACTTTTAGCCGGTTTTTCAGGGCGTTGGATCCAAAAAATAGGAGCTTTAAGGACCATTGTCCTTTCTGATTTTTGGAGGGCTATTTTATTTGGAGTGAGTGCCTATTTTTTTTCAGAAACTCCATCTACAACTAGTTTGTATCTGATTATTTCTATTATTTTCACGGCAAATATCTTTTCAGCATTTTTTAATCCAGCCATTTTGACCTTGCCGATAGAACTAGAGGAAGAAGATCAGATTCAAAGGTTAACGGCAAGGTTGACAACAATTACTTCTTTGACGACCATGATAGGTCCTATTTTTGGACTCATTTGTTTTAATCGATTTGGAATCAAAGGTTTATTTTTCACTTCATTTTTATCTTATTTGATTTCAGGTGGCTGTGCTTTTCGGTTAACAAAGTTTTTTAAATCCAATGAAAAAGAAAAAAACAAGATTTCTTCGAAAACTATCTCTTTAAAGCCTGTCTCCTTGATGGCGAGCTTAAGAAAAAACAAACTGATTGCGACCATGCTTTGGGTATTTTTATTTATGAATTTATTTTTAAGCCCTCTTCAGGTTTTGTTACCTGTGATGGCTAAAAATATTTTTAATAATTCTTTTAACTCATTGGCTTATATGGAAGTTGTTTTTGGAACGGGAATTGTACTTGGCGGTATCCTACTGAGTCTTTTTACCATAAAGAAAAAAGAGTTACTATGGGTCTGGGGCTTGTTACTATTCTTTTCTTCGAGTTATGTGCTTTTCAATTTTCAAGATAAATTAATATTGAATTTATTTTTTTTGCTGATGATGGGTGTCAGCTTAGGTCTGGTGAATGTATTGATTATTCATTTATTTCAGGAGAGACCTTTGCCAGAGGATGTTCCTAATGTCATGAGCTTAACCAATTTGATCAGCACGGCCAGTGTGCCATTTTCCTTAACCATGTTGGCTTTTCTTCAAACCTATATACGTGTTGAAAAGTTGGGAATCTTAAGTTCCGTGGGTCTTATGGTGATGGTCTTGCTTGCTTACTTTCCATTTCAAAAATGGGGAAAGGATGTTTTTAAATGA
- a CDS encoding GNAT family N-acetyltransferase — MKKGDSIMKKGDSILLSEDLRMRSAEVGDIQNLLTLYFTIYGGNYPLTLGTDRKVMKEILLNDNNLWLVIFDEKNHLLCGSAVFEVDPQYRIARAEGIVVHPDYQNKGLASKMINYGSDLLLEHQKLVNSIYATTRTLSVGPQLAFIKNNYIPLGIFPNAHRLSNYETLTLMAKHNPEVLKKRIPVEEAPELLGPIFSAVDKFIPSMHKAPKLLKMVRPKPSGEYLEFEIIHAPEYVKRKFSSQFTDPFDQFFPFHTPNLLLSAKNGEVDIYGYLSESDGYCALITATEPFYTMAGRLRPLMQQLHDFGVSYIEILMAMDSILSLETLLDLNFLPSAIYPAMLEYKDQFMDLVLLSRSMEPLNFRGIQIEKSFKPYIDQYIQLWKKMHLEVLGVFSEK; from the coding sequence ATGAAAAAAGGCGATTCAATCATGAAAAAAGGCGATTCAATACTTCTCAGTGAGGACTTGCGAATGAGATCAGCGGAAGTAGGAGACATTCAAAATTTACTCACGCTGTATTTTACCATTTATGGTGGAAATTACCCTTTAACTTTGGGCACAGATCGTAAGGTGATGAAGGAAATTTTGTTAAACGATAACAACCTGTGGTTGGTTATTTTTGATGAAAAAAATCATCTCCTATGTGGATCTGCTGTATTTGAAGTGGATCCTCAGTACCGAATTGCTAGGGCCGAAGGCATTGTCGTCCATCCAGATTATCAAAATAAAGGCCTGGCCTCAAAGATGATTAACTATGGATCTGATTTATTACTTGAACATCAAAAATTAGTAAACTCCATTTATGCGACGACAAGAACTTTGAGTGTGGGACCGCAGTTGGCATTTATTAAAAATAATTATATTCCATTAGGAATTTTTCCAAATGCTCATCGCTTATCTAATTACGAGACTCTCACCTTGATGGCAAAACATAATCCCGAAGTTTTAAAAAAAAGAATTCCGGTTGAAGAAGCTCCTGAGTTACTGGGACCTATTTTTTCTGCGGTCGATAAATTTATTCCCTCAATGCATAAAGCACCGAAACTTTTAAAAATGGTTCGTCCTAAACCTTCAGGAGAGTATTTGGAATTCGAAATTATCCACGCTCCAGAATATGTAAAAAGAAAGTTTAGCTCTCAATTCACAGATCCCTTTGATCAATTTTTTCCCTTTCACACACCTAATTTGTTATTAAGTGCCAAAAATGGCGAAGTAGATATATATGGATACTTAAGTGAATCCGATGGCTATTGTGCCTTAATCACAGCGACAGAACCCTTTTACACCATGGCGGGAAGGCTTCGCCCCTTAATGCAGCAGTTGCATGATTTTGGTGTTTCTTATATTGAAATTTTAATGGCCATGGACAGCATTTTATCCCTAGAGACATTGCTGGATTTAAATTTTCTACCTTCTGCCATTTATCCTGCGATGCTGGAGTACAAGGATCAATTTATGGATTTAGTGTTACTTTCTAGATCCATGGAACCATTGAATTTTCGAGGGATACAAATTGAAAAATCTTTTAAACCCTATATCGACCAGTACATTCAATTATGGAAAAAAATGCATTTAGAAGTTTTGGGGGTTTTCAGTGAAAAATAG